The DNA window CCTGGTCTCGGCCAGGGAGAATTGCTCCACGGCCACGGCCCAGGCGGGCGCCGATGTCTTGGCGGGAGCGGCGGCCTTGGGGGCGCCACCCTGCGCGGGAGCGAAGAGCTTAGCGAGGTTGATGTCGCCGTTTTCCTGGCGGAGGAGGGCCACTTCAAGACCAAGCTCGACAGGGCCAATGCCGACGGTCCTCGCGCCGGTATCGATGCCCACCGGTCCGACCTGCAGGGATTCAACCTTGATGGGGGTGGGGGTGTCCTTGTCCGGGGTTGTCAGGTCCAGGCCCTTCACGGATGCTCCCTCCACGGCGACGGTCCAGGCCGTGGCGTTGGACTCGGATTTTGGCGCGGCGCCCTGCGTCTTTTTGGTGGGTGCGCCCTGCAGCGCGGCGATGAGCCTGGCGCGGCCCTCTTTGTCGAGAGCGGTGGAGACAGTGCCCCCTTCAAGGGTGAACACGCCGGTGCGAACATCCCGGCTGGCCATGTCGAGGAATATCCTGTCCAGGGCCGCCCGGCTTAGCCTTATTTCCCCGGCTCCTTCCGCCGCCTTCAGGCTCAGATCGCGAATTTCAAGAGACGAATCCTCAAGGCGCGGCGCCTTGTCCTCTCCATCGATGGCAAAGCGAATACTCGCGTTTGTTCTGGCGGAGGCCAGGGTCAAGGGCAAGGCATCCTTGAAGTAGGGTTCATATGAGGGGACATCAAGATCGCGGGCCTCGATGAGGGCCTGCACGCGGAAGGGGGAAACGGAAAAGGTCGCGTTGGTGTCGATGGACTCTCCGTCGGCCGTGCGCATCCGCAGACCGGCCACGGAGGTTGCATTGAGCGAGGTGTCGAGGTCCGTGATTGTCAGATCCAGGGATTCGATGTCTTTTGTGAAAGAGGTGGTCTCGTCCAGGAAGAGCACTCGGCCGTCCGTCAGGCGGATCTTGGGGACCTGCAAAAGCAGTGTTTTTGCGGTTTCGCGTCTGGCGACCGTGGCGTTGTCGATCTCCGGGACTTCCTGCCCGGTTGCGTTATTCGCCTCGACAACAAGGGCCTGGCCCGTGTTTGCCGTTTGCGTGGCATTTTCAGCATCGGCCATGGCGACCGTGGCGTTCCCGGCCATGGCCGCGTCCGGTTGGGTGCCGTTTTTTGCGGCGTGAGCGTCCCTGCTCTCGTCGGCCACGAAATAGTGCATCCAGTTCAGGCTTCCGTCCCTCTTGCGCACGATCCGGACAAAGGGCCGCTCCAGGACCACGGAATGTAGGCCGAGCTTGAGGTTCAGGATGGATATGTCGTCGATAATGACCTCGGTCCTGGCGGCGGAAAGTACCGGTTCCCCGTCGTCGGTCAGTTCGATGTCGCGCCCTGTTATCGTGCCCTGCAGGGAGAAGGTGGGCAGGGTGTCCTCGTGCTGTTCGAAGGAGAGTTTGCTCTCCAGGTTGAGAAAGCCGCCGGCGAGTTTGAGATTCTCGCGGGCCATGGCATAGGCCCAGTATTGGGGCAATGCTAGGTCGATTACGTTCAGATCAAATTCGGTTTTGAGGGAGTCGGAAAAGGGGGTTGTCTGCCCTTCGAGGTTGAAAGGCGCGCCATTGACCCGAAAGGACAGGGTCGGCGTCATGAAGGTTTCCCAGTCCTTCTTGCGCGATGAAAACTGGGGCAGATTGAACTGGATCCGGTCCACGACATGGGTCACGCCCCGGGCCTGATCTTCGAGAACCAGCGTGCCGTTGCCAAGCGTGAAGGGTTCGATAATGAGCGGCAGCAGCATGGATTCCGAAGAGTCCTTGGGCTCTGTCGATTCGGGCGCGCCGGTAAGATCCGCAAAATTGGTTTGCCCATCTTGGTCGAGGCGAATATGAATGCGCGGACCATCCAGGCGCGCCTCGCGCACGACCAGGGCCAGACGCGGGATGGAACTGAGTTCCAAGTTGGCGTGCAGCGCGTCGAAGGCGACAAACTCACCGCTGCCGTCTTTTTCGCTGATGGCGAAATCGGAGATGTCCGCAGTCATGGCAAAAGGATTGATGCGAATTTCCCCGACGCTGACCTTACGGCTCAAGGCCGGAGAAACTTTCTCGACAAGTACGTAGTTTGCGATGCGCGGGACAAGAAGAAATCCGATTGCGGCGTAAACGGCCACACAAACAGTCGTCACGAAAAGCGACTTTTGCCACCAAGTCAGTTTTTTCCAGGATTCGA is part of the Desulfomicrobium apsheronum genome and encodes:
- a CDS encoding DUF748 domain-containing protein, whose product is MTTIIESWKKLTWWQKSLFVTTVCVAVYAAIGFLLVPRIANYVLVEKVSPALSRKVSVGEIRINPFAMTADISDFAISEKDGSGEFVAFDALHANLELSSIPRLALVVREARLDGPRIHIRLDQDGQTNFADLTGAPESTEPKDSSESMLLPLIIEPFTLGNGTLVLEDQARGVTHVVDRIQFNLPQFSSRKKDWETFMTPTLSFRVNGAPFNLEGQTTPFSDSLKTEFDLNVIDLALPQYWAYAMARENLKLAGGFLNLESKLSFEQHEDTLPTFSLQGTITGRDIELTDDGEPVLSAARTEVIIDDISILNLKLGLHSVVLERPFVRIVRKRDGSLNWMHYFVADESRDAHAAKNGTQPDAAMAGNATVAMADAENATQTANTGQALVVEANNATGQEVPEIDNATVARRETAKTLLLQVPKIRLTDGRVLFLDETTSFTKDIESLDLTITDLDTSLNATSVAGLRMRTADGESIDTNATFSVSPFRVQALIEARDLDVPSYEPYFKDALPLTLASARTNASIRFAIDGEDKAPRLEDSSLEIRDLSLKAAEGAGEIRLSRAALDRIFLDMASRDVRTGVFTLEGGTVSTALDKEGRARLIAALQGAPTKKTQGAAPKSESNATAWTVAVEGASVKGLDLTTPDKDTPTPIKVESLQVGPVGIDTGARTVGIGPVELGLEVALLRQENGDINLAKLFAPAQGGAPKAAAPAKTSAPAWAVAVEQFSLAETRVSLTDKTLAKPVRLDLDRIAFVAKKPSTDLGRSVPVTLSCRVEESGTIKASGEIVPATMTTRGTLDLSGIPLSLASAYVADVAAIDIPAGRLGGKLEWRMGGKTGERISGSLRVSGLRVTEGRSRTELFGFKTLDVSRLDLQLSPLSLNIASVDLNEPRGGFVIDAQGKTSLDRIAPAARKKAPAKTASKSEGLTALEIGAVNINQGRFSFADKSLSPQFESVISPLDLTVTGFSLDPAKRTQLDLTAIIDGSAPITAKGWVSPLKTPVETNSTVTLRNLDLVGLSSYSSKFIAYPVTRGQLDWEINVRTEASKLAMGNAIKARQLELGDKVESPDAADVPIKLGLALLRDMSGNITINLPVKGDLSDPKFSIGGIVLQAFLGLIVKAIASPFSLLASLVPDGGGEDLNRLPFPPGLSAPAPEALQNMQALADILAQRPGIKISILGHSDPAADRQALADLQFMRKLQVIKFDDLPRREREKTKLEEIELTDEEYPEILWEAYKEEPVEKEKGAFGMHKEVPREVQEAKLRELISITDGDLVRLAATRAEFVKNHLVQELGVDAGRIFLGKTGPQALSGAHEATVEIQP